One segment of Patulibacter sp. SYSU D01012 DNA contains the following:
- a CDS encoding ferritin-like domain-containing protein — translation MTVTHHAKAGILSDQNAAKREEIVQLLTQAYWMEIETVTNYLAQSSNLDGIRAADIAADLAADVDEELGHAKQFAARIKELYGTVPGSADFPSDTDTGLQPNGDATDVASVIRGVIDAESGAIEHYSRIIEVTDGVDWATQDMVIAILRDEEGHMRTYERYLREFA, via the coding sequence ATGACCGTCACCCATCACGCCAAGGCCGGGATCCTGTCCGACCAGAACGCCGCGAAGCGCGAGGAGATCGTCCAGCTCCTCACGCAGGCGTACTGGATGGAGATCGAGACGGTCACCAACTACCTGGCCCAGTCGAGCAACCTCGACGGCATCCGCGCCGCCGACATCGCCGCCGACCTGGCCGCGGACGTCGACGAGGAGCTCGGGCACGCGAAGCAGTTCGCCGCCCGCATCAAGGAGCTGTACGGCACGGTCCCCGGCTCGGCCGACTTCCCGAGCGACACGGACACGGGCCTCCAGCCCAACGGTGACGCGACCGACGTCGCGAGCGTCATCCGTGGCGTGATCGACGCCGAGTCCGGGGCCATCGAGCACTACTCGCGCATCATCGAGGTCACCGACGGCGTCGACTGGGCGACGCAGGACATGGTCATCGCCATCCTGCGCGACGAGGAGGGCCACATGCGCACGTACGAGCGCTACCTCCGCGAGTTCGCCTGA
- a CDS encoding YciI family protein, with translation MPETLQLLTYEYVEDVLERREPYRAEHLAAIARWKADGRLVIAGAVGVPPHAAALAFRGEPQVAEEFTKDDPYVAAGIVAAWKVEPWTVVTPLD, from the coding sequence ATGCCCGAGACCCTGCAGCTGCTGACCTACGAGTACGTCGAGGACGTCCTCGAGCGCCGCGAGCCGTACCGCGCGGAGCACCTCGCGGCGATCGCCCGCTGGAAGGCCGACGGCCGCCTCGTGATCGCGGGCGCCGTCGGCGTGCCGCCCCACGCCGCCGCCCTCGCCTTCCGCGGCGAGCCGCAGGTGGCGGAGGAGTTCACGAAGGACGACCCGTACGTGGCGGCCGGGATCGTCGCGGCGTGGAAGGTCGAGCCCTGGACCGTCGTCACGCCCCTGGACTGA
- a CDS encoding RelA/SpoT domain-containing protein, with protein MTDPRLLEHARQARRHYELPSYQAYLRRLGTTMEAHLHEVVAAAGIPDNQSEVEWRVKAPESFAQKAALPAPDDPSRPQYRYPTDEITDQLALRIIAFLPAQVEAAAQALAEDDALVVREVRHKGSQNTDTRAFGYQSVHVLVDPAPALGAPHPPKDFRVPRIEIQLRTQLQHVWAELEHASRYKGAAGSRVSRKFDRAAALIEMVDELLQEIDDAAAGGARPDLTRQGPAAPSSLEAPAERPGSRLTARAMRSFLAEAFPDAPPSRGAGSEEWIRRHALESGFDTVEALRDAVRTVDLAAVDRTFREGVTWERNQVRCLDDALLAVGGADYIATAERLAGDEPEAQRQKRVRVLGWRLARLRENGVAR; from the coding sequence ATGACCGATCCCCGCCTTCTCGAACACGCCCGCCAGGCCCGCCGCCACTACGAGCTGCCCTCGTACCAGGCGTACCTGCGCCGCCTGGGGACGACGATGGAGGCCCACCTCCACGAGGTGGTGGCCGCCGCGGGCATCCCGGACAACCAGTCCGAGGTGGAGTGGCGGGTCAAAGCGCCCGAGTCGTTCGCGCAGAAGGCCGCGCTGCCGGCCCCCGACGACCCGTCCCGCCCGCAGTACCGGTATCCGACCGACGAGATCACGGACCAGCTCGCGCTGCGGATCATCGCCTTCCTGCCCGCCCAGGTCGAGGCGGCGGCGCAGGCGCTCGCCGAGGACGACGCCCTCGTGGTGCGCGAGGTGCGGCACAAGGGCTCCCAGAACACCGACACCCGCGCGTTCGGCTACCAGAGCGTGCACGTGCTCGTGGACCCGGCCCCGGCCCTCGGCGCTCCGCACCCGCCCAAGGACTTCCGCGTCCCGCGGATCGAGATCCAGCTGCGCACGCAGCTGCAGCACGTCTGGGCCGAGCTCGAGCACGCCTCGCGCTACAAGGGCGCGGCCGGGTCCCGGGTGTCGCGCAAGTTCGACCGCGCCGCCGCGCTGATCGAGATGGTCGACGAGCTGCTGCAGGAGATCGACGACGCGGCCGCCGGCGGCGCCCGGCCGGATCTGACGCGCCAGGGACCGGCGGCGCCGTCGAGCCTCGAGGCGCCGGCGGAGCGGCCCGGCAGCCGGCTGACCGCGCGCGCCATGCGGTCGTTCCTCGCCGAGGCGTTCCCCGACGCGCCGCCCAGCCGCGGTGCGGGCAGCGAGGAGTGGATCCGTCGTCACGCGCTCGAGTCGGGGTTCGACACCGTCGAGGCCCTTCGGGACGCCGTCCGGACCGTGGACCTGGCGGCGGTCGACCGCACCTTCCGCGAGGGCGTGACCTGGGAGCGCAACCAGGTGCGGTGCCTGGACGACGCGCTGCTGGCCGTCGGCGGCGCCGACTACATCGCCACCGCCGAGCGGCTCGCGGGGGACGAGCCCGAGGCGCAGCGCCAGAAGCGGGTGCGGGTGCTCGGCTGGCGGCTGGCGCGCCTGCGCGAGAACGGCGTCGCGCGGTGA